The nucleotide window CTCTCAACGTAAGCAAGTGATTAGCCTCACTTTAAAATTGTGATTTTAGGAAGTAGAGAACATTCCAAAATACTTACCTTTCCATTGCCCTTCGACAAACGTGTTGTAGATAACCTTCCTTCATTAAATATAGATTGGACTCATGTGACCAGCGGGAGGCAGTCAGAGAAGTTAACTGTTTCGAATCCCACAAGAGCGCACCGCGAATTATCTGCTACGGAAGTTGAGTGGTTATTGGGAGAATGCAAATATCGAGGCTGAGAAGGAAAAAGCACATAGTCATTTGACTACGTGCTTTTAATCATTCTTCTTAAATGTTTGGATAATATCGTTTAGTACACGATAGGTCATATTGACCTCTGCTTCATTACATAGTTCTAACTGGTTGCTAATTGCCTGTATTGTCTCCTGTTTTCTGGCTTCTTCTTCGAGAACCAGCGTGTCAGCGAAGTTTAACATTTGCATAGGATTAATTTCGAGCGCTTCGATAATCTTCCCTAGACTTTCCAATGACATGTTGCGTCCTCCACGTTCCAACGATGAAAGATAGCTATAATTTAGGTTTGCTTTCTCGGCAAGTTGCTCCTGTGTCCAGCCACGTTGCTTGCGCAAAGCTCTAATTCTATTTCCCACTGCAATAGAGAATTCAGACAAGCTAATCACCTCTATTTAAAGGTAGGT belongs to Paenibacillus sp. FSL H8-0079 and includes:
- a CDS encoding helix-turn-helix transcriptional regulator encodes the protein MISLSEFSIAVGNRIRALRKQRGWTQEQLAEKANLNYSYLSSLERGGRNMSLESLGKIIEALEINPMQMLNFADTLVLEEEARKQETIQAISNQLELCNEAEVNMTYRVLNDIIQTFKKND